Proteins from one Thiomicrorhabdus sp. genomic window:
- a CDS encoding DUF1415 domain-containing protein, with protein sequence MASEKSYREEEIAQVRSWLEQVVVGLNLCPFAKHPYQNNQIHFAVSLAQDEETLLQDLLFELQELERLDSKERDTTLLIVPEMLQSFDDFNNFLDWSDALIYQQGWRGTFQIATFHPNYRFAQTEEHDDDNLTNQAPLPILHILRETSIEKALEHYPEDPETIFQRNIQTVRNLSIQQKRQLFPHLFSQTNNLKDND encoded by the coding sequence ATGGCATCTGAAAAAAGTTACCGAGAAGAGGAAATTGCCCAAGTTAGAAGCTGGCTGGAGCAGGTTGTAGTCGGTTTAAACCTGTGTCCGTTTGCAAAACACCCTTACCAGAACAATCAGATTCATTTTGCCGTTAGCCTGGCCCAGGATGAAGAAACCCTGCTTCAGGACCTTCTGTTTGAGTTGCAGGAGCTGGAGCGGCTCGACTCTAAAGAACGGGATACCACCCTGCTCATCGTGCCGGAAATGCTACAGTCCTTCGACGATTTCAATAATTTCCTGGACTGGAGCGATGCCTTAATTTACCAGCAAGGATGGCGCGGAACCTTTCAAATCGCCACCTTCCATCCCAATTATCGTTTTGCGCAAACAGAAGAACACGACGACGACAATCTTACTAATCAGGCACCCTTGCCAATTCTGCACATTCTGCGCGAAACAAGCATTGAAAAAGCTCTTGAGCATTACCCTGAAGATCCCGAAACTATTTTTCAGCGAAATATCCAGACTGTCCGTAACCTCAGCATACAGCAGAAACGTCAACTGTTTCCCCACCTCTTTAGTCAGACAAACAACCTAAAAGACAATGATTGA
- the vapB gene encoding type II toxin-antitoxin system VapB family antitoxin, which translates to MEAKIFQSGNSQAVRIPKEFRFDVSEVEIFKRGDEVILKPKPKNLGAAFKLLCDMPDDFMENGRDDSLPQEREAF; encoded by the coding sequence ATGGAAGCTAAAATTTTTCAGTCTGGGAATAGCCAAGCAGTACGAATTCCAAAAGAGTTCCGTTTTGATGTTTCCGAAGTCGAAATTTTCAAACGTGGCGATGAAGTGATTCTTAAACCAAAACCTAAAAATCTCGGTGCGGCTTTTAAGCTTCTCTGCGATATGCCAGACGACTTTATGGAAAACGGTCGTGATGATTCTCTTCCTCAAGAAAGAGAGGCTTTCTAA
- a CDS encoding type II toxin-antitoxin system VapC family toxin, translated as MYMLDTNICIYIIKKKPVSVFEKFEQLPIGSVAMSLVTYGELQYGALRSNNSEKALNVLEELANYIPVLPAGLDVAKHYAEIRADLTSKGTPIGNNDLWIAAHAQSLGHTLVSNNVKEFERVENLILENWV; from the coding sequence ATGTATATGCTTGATACCAATATCTGTATCTACATCATTAAAAAGAAACCTGTATCGGTTTTTGAAAAGTTCGAACAATTACCGATTGGTTCGGTTGCCATGTCGCTGGTCACTTATGGCGAACTGCAATATGGAGCTTTAAGAAGCAATAACTCAGAAAAGGCACTTAATGTACTTGAAGAGTTAGCCAACTATATTCCGGTATTGCCTGCCGGATTAGATGTGGCGAAACACTACGCGGAAATTCGAGCGGATTTAACCTCTAAAGGCACGCCTATCGGAAATAATGACTTGTGGATTGCCGCACATGCCCAGTCACTTGGACATACACTTGTCAGCAACAATGTGAAAGAATTTGAGAGAGTTGAAAATCTAATACTCGAAAATTGGGTGTAA